A single window of Luteipulveratus halotolerans DNA harbors:
- a CDS encoding trimeric intracellular cation channel family protein: MTAHPSGRAPIIMGCDRGVRTCQRVLADARADNCATPRRRRVAGHAAPVAFGTEMLTANSDLQLGLDLVGVFVFALSGGLVAVRARLDLVGVVVLAWVAGLGGGMIRDVLIGDTPPVGVSDWRLMLAACVAGLITFALHPRVERIARLVRVLDAAGLAVFAVSGAMKAVLFSVAPVTAAVVGVITAVGGGLLRDVIVGQVPAVLRNELYAVPALLGSVVIVVAARLEHLTSLVVWAAVVLVFAVRMAAVVLDLNAPQPLRTGDPS; this comes from the coding sequence GTGACCGCCCACCCGAGTGGCCGTGCCCCCATCATCATGGGCTGCGACCGCGGCGTACGCACGTGCCAGCGGGTGCTGGCCGATGCGCGCGCTGACAACTGTGCCACCCCGCGCCGTCGGCGAGTCGCAGGCCACGCCGCGCCGGTAGCCTTTGGCACCGAGATGCTCACCGCCAACTCCGACCTCCAGCTCGGCCTCGACCTCGTCGGGGTCTTCGTGTTCGCGTTGTCCGGCGGCCTCGTCGCGGTCCGCGCACGTCTCGACCTGGTCGGCGTCGTGGTGCTCGCCTGGGTCGCCGGCCTCGGCGGCGGGATGATCCGCGACGTGCTCATCGGCGACACCCCGCCGGTGGGCGTCAGCGACTGGCGACTGATGCTCGCAGCCTGTGTCGCAGGCCTGATCACGTTCGCCCTGCACCCGCGCGTGGAGCGCATCGCCCGTCTGGTCCGGGTCCTCGACGCGGCCGGCCTCGCCGTGTTCGCCGTGTCCGGTGCGATGAAGGCGGTGCTGTTCTCGGTCGCTCCGGTGACCGCCGCCGTCGTAGGCGTCATCACCGCTGTCGGGGGCGGGCTGCTGCGCGACGTGATCGTCGGGCAGGTGCCTGCCGTGCTGCGCAACGAGCTGTACGCCGTCCCGGCCCTGCTGGGCTCGGTCGTCATCGTGGTCGCCGCCCGGCTCGAGCACCTCACGAGCCTCGTAGTCTGGGCGGCGGTGGTGCTGGTCTTCGCGGTCCGCATGGCGGCCGTCGTCCTCGACCTCAATGCCCCTCAGCCTCTGCGAACAGGAGACCCGTCGTGA
- the sepH gene encoding septation protein SepH: MQDLRLVGIHEDGEHVLLAGADGTRYRVPVDDALRAATRRDRTPTDHGDEAREPAEPMRPRDVQALIRAGVSVVEVAERSGWTEDKVRRYEPPIRAEREYVAGLARGVQLRGRTHDGSLPTLGARAALRLDERGVEAERVVWDSWKTESGAWTVVCIFPAGGRERRATWRFEPRDRTLSPADDEARWLGEDEQAQAPGPIPASTPARPARRVYDVEAEGGLQAKNRHPAGKSRAARPTPAPTDVPAPAPEATADTDAEPLDLMSAMRERSAARRKKPARREPAPTDTSEDMPEDARPVERLHLADTPPPMGSHPAPQEVEHASQEIYDEDDASEADTAAADLFGDIDEDSSAETADEHDDSAPDDDDSADDDDVAPPVPARQSGSRRGRPAVPSWDDIMFGTRPSSEH, translated from the coding sequence ATGCAGGACCTGCGACTGGTGGGGATCCACGAGGACGGCGAGCACGTGCTGCTCGCCGGCGCCGACGGAACCCGCTACCGGGTACCCGTCGACGACGCCCTGAGAGCAGCCACACGCCGCGACCGCACGCCCACCGACCACGGCGACGAGGCGCGCGAGCCGGCCGAGCCCATGCGGCCGCGTGACGTGCAGGCCCTGATCCGCGCCGGAGTGTCCGTGGTCGAGGTCGCCGAGCGCTCGGGATGGACCGAGGACAAGGTCCGTCGGTACGAGCCGCCGATCCGTGCTGAGCGTGAGTACGTCGCAGGCCTGGCCCGCGGCGTACAGCTGCGCGGTCGTACCCATGACGGATCGCTGCCGACGCTCGGAGCGCGAGCAGCACTGCGACTCGACGAGCGCGGGGTCGAGGCCGAGCGGGTCGTCTGGGACTCCTGGAAGACCGAGAGCGGCGCCTGGACCGTCGTCTGCATCTTCCCGGCCGGAGGTCGTGAGCGGCGGGCAACGTGGCGGTTCGAGCCACGTGACCGGACGCTGTCCCCGGCCGACGACGAGGCGCGCTGGCTCGGCGAGGACGAGCAGGCCCAGGCACCCGGCCCGATCCCGGCGTCGACGCCGGCCCGCCCCGCGCGCCGTGTCTACGACGTCGAGGCCGAGGGTGGCCTGCAGGCCAAGAACCGGCACCCGGCGGGCAAGTCCCGTGCCGCCCGACCCACCCCCGCGCCCACCGACGTCCCCGCGCCCGCTCCCGAGGCGACCGCTGACACCGACGCCGAGCCGCTGGACCTGATGTCGGCGATGCGCGAGCGGTCCGCCGCCCGACGCAAGAAGCCGGCTCGTCGTGAGCCCGCGCCCACCGACACGTCCGAGGACATGCCCGAGGACGCGCGGCCGGTCGAGCGCCTCCACCTGGCCGACACTCCGCCGCCGATGGGGTCACACCCGGCGCCGCAGGAGGTCGAGCACGCCTCGCAGGAGATCTACGACGAGGACGACGCGTCGGAGGCGGACACCGCCGCCGCCGACCTGTTCGGCGACATCGACGAGGACTCCAGCGCCGAGACCGCCGACGAGCACGACGACTCGGCACCCGACGACGATGACTCCGCGGACGACGACGATGTCGCTCCCCCGGTGCCGGCCCGGCAGAGCGGGTCTCGCCGCGGTCGTCCTGCGGTGCCGAGCTGGGACGACATCATGTTCGGGACGCGGCCCAGCAGCGAGCACTGA
- a CDS encoding MFS transporter has product MARGSKAVARVTARAGRSTLRVARRASEAQGAGESGLARLIQVHAFSSAGDTAVTVGLAGSMFFSLEPGQAKTQVLLFLLITMLPFAIVAPLIGPLLDRFRHGRRWSIGATLALRAFLCWVLAQTISDESTWQFPVALGVLVASKAYLVTRSAAAPRLLPDGLTLVKANGRLSLAGTVGAGVGGGLAGAAATFGSEWALRVAFVVFAAGTVLAIMLPARVDSSVGEEQARMSDLAASSTGGARRGISGDVVTALRANAGLRWLSGFLTLFLAFLVREHPLPGWEDKASLLLALVVGAAGLGNAIGTMAGALVRVSSPRVIVLAVLLADAVMVVVAAIMFNVVTAVAVGLVAGIAQQMGKLALDAQIQDTVAEDVRTSVFGRSETVLQMSWVLGGILAVIVPANAKIGMIVAAALLVLWTAAVITWHTGRSIPVPAAARPAVGRVRRRAPGAQRPQEHRPSAPTTDAYDEDDVERTVPINRSDPQWRPPRRRPPTPDDDDRRDRWSSRFRD; this is encoded by the coding sequence GTGGCCCGTGGCAGCAAGGCGGTCGCTCGTGTCACCGCCCGGGCCGGACGGTCGACCCTACGCGTCGCGCGGCGAGCGAGCGAGGCACAGGGGGCGGGGGAGTCCGGCCTCGCACGGCTGATCCAGGTGCACGCGTTCAGCTCGGCCGGTGACACCGCTGTCACGGTCGGTCTGGCCGGCTCGATGTTCTTCTCGTTGGAGCCGGGGCAGGCCAAGACCCAGGTGCTGCTGTTCCTGCTGATCACCATGCTGCCGTTCGCGATCGTGGCACCGCTGATCGGGCCGCTCCTGGACCGCTTCCGGCACGGTCGTCGCTGGTCCATCGGCGCGACCCTCGCGCTGCGTGCCTTCTTGTGCTGGGTGCTGGCTCAGACGATCAGCGACGAGTCGACCTGGCAGTTCCCCGTCGCGCTCGGGGTGCTCGTCGCGTCCAAGGCCTACCTGGTCACGAGGTCGGCCGCGGCGCCGAGGCTGCTGCCGGACGGGCTCACCCTGGTCAAGGCCAACGGTCGGCTCTCGCTCGCCGGCACGGTGGGCGCCGGCGTCGGCGGCGGTCTGGCCGGTGCGGCTGCGACATTCGGGTCCGAGTGGGCACTGCGGGTCGCGTTCGTCGTGTTCGCCGCCGGCACAGTGCTCGCGATCATGCTGCCTGCTCGGGTCGACTCCTCGGTCGGTGAGGAGCAGGCCAGGATGAGCGACCTTGCCGCCAGCTCCACCGGCGGTGCCCGCCGCGGGATCTCCGGCGACGTCGTCACGGCTCTGCGGGCCAACGCGGGGCTGCGCTGGTTGTCCGGGTTCCTGACGCTGTTCCTGGCCTTCCTCGTGCGTGAGCACCCGTTGCCCGGCTGGGAGGACAAGGCCTCACTGCTGCTCGCCCTCGTCGTGGGTGCGGCGGGCCTCGGCAACGCGATCGGCACGATGGCCGGCGCGCTCGTCCGCGTCAGCTCGCCTCGCGTGATCGTGCTCGCGGTGCTGCTCGCCGATGCGGTGATGGTGGTCGTGGCCGCCATCATGTTCAACGTGGTCACTGCGGTGGCCGTCGGTCTGGTCGCGGGCATCGCACAGCAGATGGGCAAGCTGGCGCTGGACGCTCAGATCCAGGACACCGTGGCCGAGGACGTCCGCACCAGCGTGTTCGGCCGCTCGGAGACCGTCCTGCAGATGTCGTGGGTGCTCGGCGGAATCCTCGCGGTCATCGTGCCGGCCAACGCCAAGATCGGCATGATCGTGGCGGCCGCACTGCTCGTGCTCTGGACCGCAGCCGTCATCACCTGGCACACGGGCCGCAGTATCCCGGTGCCCGCCGCAGCCAGGCCGGCCGTGGGGCGCGTACGCCGCCGTGCCCCGGGCGCACAGCGGCCACAGGAGCACCGCCCGAGCGCGCCTACCACGGACGCGTACGACGAGGACGACGTCGAGCGCACGGTGCCGATCAACCGCTCCGATCCGCAGTGGCGTCCACCGCGTCGTCGGCCGCCGACGCCGGACGATGACGACCGGCGTGACCGCTGGAGCTCGCGCTTCCGCGACTGA
- a CDS encoding DUF5998 family protein yields the protein MPLMVSRTPQAAALPSSLHDDITAAGYYPALVADVVAAAVAGEDVVAHLVHQETTLDQESVRRHITVLALTPGRLVIAHADDHAPDPTSSIHATSVATASTECVPLSAVRGVMLTHVVAEPDSYRPGSLGRELTLTLGWGTVSRVDLVPATCGDPQCEADHGFEGTVTGDDISLRVSADAEGEHVLARAHDFAAALSAAIGRPGQ from the coding sequence ATGCCCCTCATGGTCTCTCGTACGCCTCAGGCAGCCGCGCTGCCGTCCTCACTGCACGACGACATCACCGCCGCGGGCTACTACCCGGCCCTGGTGGCCGACGTCGTCGCGGCCGCCGTCGCGGGTGAGGACGTCGTCGCTCACCTGGTGCACCAGGAGACCACGCTGGACCAGGAGTCCGTACGCCGGCACATCACCGTCCTCGCGCTCACGCCCGGCCGACTGGTCATCGCCCACGCCGACGACCACGCCCCGGACCCCACGTCGAGCATCCACGCGACGTCCGTCGCCACGGCCTCGACCGAGTGCGTCCCGCTCTCCGCCGTGCGCGGGGTCATGCTCACCCACGTCGTCGCCGAGCCCGACAGCTACCGTCCCGGCTCGCTGGGTCGCGAGCTGACGCTGACCCTGGGCTGGGGCACCGTCTCGCGCGTCGACCTGGTGCCGGCGACGTGCGGCGACCCGCAGTGCGAGGCCGACCACGGCTTCGAGGGCACGGTCACGGGCGACGACATCTCGCTGCGCGTCAGCGCCGACGCCGAGGGTGAGCACGTGCTCGCCCGTGCGCACGACTTCGCGGCGGCCCTGTCGGCCGCCATCGGCCGCCCCGGCCAGTGA
- a CDS encoding bifunctional acetate--CoA ligase family protein/GNAT family N-acetyltransferase → MTPQRPVPEGYPQEWEADVVLRDGSVAHVRPIRPDDEEALQRFHTAQSPESVYLRFFAPLKRLSDKDLHRFTHVDYVSRVALVVEVGEDIVAVGRYDRIDGPTDPTAEVAFNVSDAMQGRGVGSVLLEHLAAIGQENGVQRFIADVLPQNRRMLSVFSEAGYEVSRQFDDGVIALSFDISPTEQSQEVRAAREQRAESVSVRSLLRPRSVAVVGVSAREASVGRQVLRNVVGSGFAGEVWVVSRSGEPVEGRPTYERVSDVPAAVDLAVIAVPAAQVHDVVLDCARAGVKSLLVVSAGFAEAGPDGRLRQQRLLRTARRHGMRVIGPNSFGIINTRDDERLNASLAPQMPSAGHLGLFAQSGALGIAVLAAADRRGLGLSDFVSAGNRIDVSGNDLMQYWFDDDDTDAVGLYLESMGNPRKFSRIARRLAGRKPVIVVKSSSSAFGVPPGHRVRETRARPEAFRSMLRQAGVIRVDGVHQMLDVAQLVVNQPMPEGNRVAVVGNSDALGALAADAATSRGLDVVHGPVSVPAEADAATFEAALEEAFADPDVSSVIACFIPPLVTDSTEVAQVLARTSAAHDKPCVTTFLGMHGALEALSSAEGDSGRRRVVPSYSMPEDGVRALAAATRYGEWRARDHGQFVRPEGIDRGAAEQLVEEVLAGSPEGRRLRTDEVEQLLGHYGIRVWPVVPVQDRRSAVRAARRLGYPVVLKSVSPLVRHQPVTAVRVDISSDSSVREAYDALDERLAPLHANRFVVQKMATPGMPCVIGSSEDPLFGPVVSFGLGGSPTELLDDVGYRIPPLTDVDVSDLILSVKAAPLLHGYRGAAPVDRAALEDVIARVSVLADQIPEVASLELNPVNCHPGGLEVLGAEVVLTPPDSRKDSGRRALS, encoded by the coding sequence ATGACGCCGCAGCGCCCCGTACCCGAGGGCTACCCGCAGGAGTGGGAGGCCGATGTCGTGCTGCGGGACGGCAGCGTCGCGCACGTCCGACCGATCCGGCCCGACGACGAGGAGGCGCTGCAGCGCTTCCACACCGCGCAGTCACCCGAGTCGGTCTACCTGCGCTTCTTCGCGCCGCTCAAACGCCTGAGCGACAAGGACCTGCACCGCTTCACGCACGTCGACTACGTCAGTCGTGTCGCGCTGGTCGTCGAGGTGGGTGAGGACATCGTCGCGGTCGGGCGCTACGACCGCATCGACGGTCCGACCGACCCGACCGCCGAGGTCGCGTTCAACGTCTCCGATGCGATGCAGGGCCGCGGCGTCGGGTCGGTGCTGCTGGAGCACCTCGCGGCGATCGGCCAGGAGAACGGCGTGCAGCGCTTCATCGCCGACGTGCTGCCGCAGAACCGTCGCATGCTGTCGGTGTTCTCCGAGGCCGGCTACGAGGTGAGCCGGCAGTTCGACGACGGTGTGATCGCACTGTCCTTCGACATCAGCCCCACCGAGCAGAGCCAGGAGGTGCGCGCCGCCCGCGAGCAGCGCGCCGAGTCGGTCAGCGTCCGGTCCCTCCTGCGACCGCGCTCGGTCGCCGTCGTCGGGGTGAGCGCGCGCGAGGCCTCGGTCGGACGCCAGGTGCTGCGCAACGTCGTCGGGTCCGGCTTCGCAGGCGAGGTCTGGGTCGTCAGCAGGAGCGGTGAGCCCGTCGAGGGACGACCGACGTACGAGCGCGTCAGCGACGTGCCCGCGGCGGTCGACCTGGCCGTCATCGCCGTCCCCGCCGCCCAGGTCCACGACGTGGTGCTCGACTGTGCCCGAGCCGGCGTGAAGTCGCTGCTGGTCGTGTCGGCAGGCTTCGCCGAGGCAGGCCCGGACGGTCGCCTGCGCCAGCAACGGCTCCTGCGCACGGCCCGCCGGCACGGGATGCGGGTGATCGGACCCAACTCGTTCGGGATCATCAACACGCGTGACGACGAACGCCTCAACGCCTCGCTCGCGCCGCAGATGCCGTCGGCCGGGCACCTCGGGCTGTTCGCCCAGAGCGGAGCTCTCGGCATCGCCGTCCTCGCAGCCGCCGACCGGCGCGGCCTCGGGCTCAGCGACTTCGTCTCCGCCGGCAACCGCATCGACGTCAGCGGCAACGACCTCATGCAGTACTGGTTCGACGACGACGACACCGACGCGGTCGGCCTCTACCTGGAGTCCATGGGCAACCCGCGCAAGTTCTCCCGGATCGCACGCAGGCTCGCCGGCCGCAAACCGGTCATCGTCGTCAAGAGCAGCTCATCGGCGTTCGGCGTCCCTCCGGGTCACCGCGTCCGCGAGACGAGGGCGCGGCCCGAGGCGTTCCGGTCGATGCTGCGGCAGGCGGGGGTGATCCGCGTCGACGGCGTCCACCAGATGCTCGACGTGGCTCAGCTGGTCGTCAACCAGCCCATGCCCGAGGGCAACCGGGTCGCGGTGGTCGGCAACTCCGACGCCCTCGGCGCACTCGCCGCCGACGCCGCCACGAGCCGTGGCCTCGACGTCGTGCACGGCCCGGTGTCGGTGCCCGCCGAGGCCGACGCCGCGACGTTCGAGGCTGCGCTCGAGGAGGCGTTCGCCGACCCGGACGTCAGCAGCGTGATCGCCTGCTTCATCCCACCGCTGGTCACCGACTCCACCGAGGTCGCCCAGGTGCTCGCGCGCACCAGCGCAGCTCACGACAAGCCGTGCGTCACGACGTTCCTCGGCATGCACGGCGCACTCGAGGCCCTGTCCAGCGCCGAGGGCGACAGCGGACGGCGTCGGGTCGTGCCGTCGTACTCCATGCCCGAGGACGGTGTCCGTGCCCTCGCCGCCGCCACGCGGTACGGCGAGTGGCGGGCCCGCGACCACGGCCAGTTCGTCCGGCCCGAGGGCATCGACCGCGGGGCTGCCGAGCAGCTCGTCGAGGAGGTCCTCGCGGGCTCGCCCGAGGGGCGCCGCCTGCGCACGGACGAGGTCGAGCAGCTGCTCGGCCACTACGGCATCCGGGTGTGGCCTGTGGTGCCGGTGCAGGACCGGCGGTCGGCCGTGCGTGCGGCCCGCCGGCTCGGTTACCCGGTGGTGCTGAAGTCCGTCTCGCCGCTCGTACGCCACCAGCCGGTCACAGCCGTGCGGGTCGACATCTCCAGCGACTCCTCCGTGCGCGAGGCGTACGACGCGCTGGACGAGCGCCTCGCGCCCCTGCACGCCAACCGGTTCGTCGTGCAGAAGATGGCCACGCCGGGTATGCCGTGCGTGATCGGCAGCAGCGAGGACCCACTGTTCGGGCCGGTCGTGAGCTTCGGGCTCGGAGGGTCACCGACCGAGCTGCTCGACGACGTCGGCTACCGCATCCCGCCCCTGACCGACGTCGACGTGAGCGACCTGATCCTGTCGGTCAAGGCCGCGCCGCTGCTGCACGGCTACCGGGGTGCGGCGCCGGTCGACCGCGCGGCGCTGGAGGACGTCATCGCCCGGGTGTCGGTGCTCGCCGACCAGATCCCCGAGGTGGCGAGCCTGGAGCTCAACCCGGTCAACTGCCACCCCGGTGGGCTCGAGGTGCTCGGCGCCGAGGTGGTTCTCACTCCGCCCGACAGCCGCAAGGACTCCGGGCGGCGTGCACTCTCCTGA
- a CDS encoding sialidase family protein, with product MNDERREPHEADDDVARFFAAERDDIRPDRAGPAEWQRIVQGASTRTGRRSWWGPAVGAAAAVAVGVAGWSLHQTTFGQGEVTRGAAVATSTTPTVQRMEQGTATKTSALQVSGPVDPAFRTWSLSYADQGTIYALGEGRCDGKACPAVIRSSDDGASWRSVHSFAQADMDGSTGDQRPLVQPQDAITEARFASPQVGYVFGGDLWATRDAGATFTQMAHPGETVLDVEIDGEQKVVVLSADGCSTGGCSGPLYVSRTTTAERTVQGPVATRRLGGRVADAQLVLRNGQVYVQPAAGAGGPMRLDGTRLTSLSSPAECAGRPLEAMTSAAGEKDLLYAACEIRTAGSTAQFRLVRSADDGRTWSAAAGELSMPRAGRLSLAATRAGKVVATSGGPRSPRVTVGVQHLQVTGDGGRTWTRPLRSAPEDGFDWTASPGAAQVYAVPRTVRGYWHSSDDGRTWEVVDPATHGGATPTAAR from the coding sequence ATGAACGACGAGCGCCGCGAGCCACATGAGGCCGATGACGACGTCGCGCGGTTCTTCGCTGCGGAGCGGGACGACATCCGGCCTGACCGCGCCGGTCCGGCCGAGTGGCAGCGCATCGTGCAGGGTGCGAGCACCCGCACCGGCCGCCGCTCGTGGTGGGGCCCTGCCGTCGGTGCGGCGGCAGCCGTCGCCGTGGGCGTCGCCGGATGGTCACTGCACCAGACGACCTTCGGGCAGGGCGAGGTGACGCGTGGTGCGGCGGTCGCGACCAGCACCACGCCGACCGTGCAACGGATGGAGCAGGGGACCGCGACCAAGACGTCGGCCCTGCAGGTCTCCGGGCCGGTGGACCCGGCCTTTCGGACCTGGTCGCTCAGCTATGCCGACCAGGGAACGATCTACGCCCTCGGCGAGGGCCGGTGCGACGGCAAGGCGTGCCCGGCCGTGATCCGGTCCAGTGACGACGGGGCGTCGTGGCGGTCGGTGCACTCCTTCGCGCAGGCCGACATGGACGGCTCCACCGGTGACCAGCGTCCTCTGGTGCAGCCGCAGGACGCGATCACCGAGGCACGCTTCGCCTCGCCGCAGGTCGGCTACGTCTTCGGCGGAGACCTGTGGGCGACCCGCGACGCGGGCGCGACCTTCACCCAGATGGCACACCCTGGCGAGACGGTGCTCGACGTCGAGATCGACGGCGAACAGAAGGTCGTGGTGCTCTCCGCAGACGGCTGCTCCACCGGCGGATGCAGCGGACCGCTCTACGTCTCCCGGACGACGACGGCCGAGCGGACGGTCCAGGGGCCCGTCGCGACGCGGCGTCTCGGGGGCCGGGTCGCCGACGCCCAGCTCGTGCTGCGCAACGGTCAGGTCTACGTGCAGCCCGCAGCCGGCGCCGGCGGACCGATGCGGCTCGACGGCACGCGCCTGACCTCGCTGTCGTCACCGGCAGAGTGCGCCGGGCGCCCGCTGGAGGCGATGACGTCCGCGGCCGGTGAGAAGGACCTGCTCTACGCGGCGTGCGAGATCCGGACGGCCGGGAGCACCGCGCAGTTCCGCCTCGTACGCAGCGCCGACGACGGTCGTACCTGGTCGGCGGCGGCCGGTGAGCTCAGCATGCCGCGGGCCGGCCGGCTCAGCCTTGCTGCGACGCGGGCCGGCAAGGTCGTCGCCACCAGCGGGGGGCCGCGCTCGCCGCGCGTCACGGTCGGTGTCCAGCACCTCCAGGTCACCGGCGACGGCGGCCGCACCTGGACGCGCCCGTTGCGCAGTGCCCCCGAGGACGGCTTCGACTGGACCGCGAGCCCGGGTGCCGCCCAGGTGTACGCCGTGCCGCGCACCGTGCGGGGGTACTGGCACTCCAGCGACGACGGTCGGACCTGGGAGGTCGTCGACCCGGCGACGCACGGCGGTGCGACACCGACCGCTGCCCGCTGA
- a CDS encoding RNA polymerase sigma factor: MSAGAEEAVREIFDAHYGRLVGWTTRLVDDPDLAHDFATEAFVRLLRHWSSVQNPRAWLYTAVTNQVRDHWRRRGREAAAYDRWHAGNPVGAEVAAPQPDHADRLSVRDAVLALPDRLRAVVLLHYFVDLPVVQVAHSLRKSEGAVKRDLYDARRLLATELEGVR; this comes from the coding sequence GTGTCCGCAGGCGCCGAGGAGGCCGTGCGCGAGATCTTCGACGCCCACTACGGCCGCCTGGTCGGGTGGACGACGCGGCTCGTGGACGACCCCGACCTCGCGCACGACTTCGCGACGGAGGCGTTCGTGCGTCTGCTGCGGCACTGGTCCTCGGTGCAGAACCCACGCGCGTGGCTCTACACCGCCGTCACCAACCAGGTCCGTGACCACTGGAGGCGACGGGGTCGCGAGGCGGCGGCGTACGACCGATGGCACGCAGGCAACCCGGTCGGTGCCGAGGTCGCCGCGCCGCAGCCCGACCACGCCGACCGCCTGTCGGTGCGCGACGCCGTGCTCGCGCTGCCGGACCGGTTGCGCGCCGTGGTGCTGCTGCACTACTTCGTCGACCTGCCCGTCGTGCAGGTCGCCCACAGCCTGCGCAAGTCCGAAGGAGCGGTCAAGCGTGACCTGTACGACGCACGCCGGCTGCTCGCGACCGAGCTGGAGGGAGTGCGATGA
- a CDS encoding alkaline phosphatase family protein codes for MTSPEPVLPAYDDRGLAGVLPSVAASLGVGSGPLALAPARRAVVVLVDGLGMELLRRRKGHAPFLRSLLADGLDLRAGFPTTTATSMGSFGTGLPPGAHGLTGYQVEVPGEGRLFNELSWEDGPDPLMWQPEQTVLERTAAAGVATTMVAPAYFDGSGLTRAALRGAAFRGADALSDRVDAALSAVRADPRALVYLYWGELDRTGHVHGCDSWQWGDELEHIDRELRRLAGRLPDDCSLTVVADHGMVDIPLDARTDVAHDAQLAAGVRLVGGEMRALQLYCEPGAAADVLATWQARFGDAGWVLHREDALQRGWFGAVHERVLPRIGEVVVALHAPVGVVDSRVMRPVVLGLIGQHGSLTGDEQLVPMLHVPASASV; via the coding sequence GTGACGTCGCCGGAGCCGGTCCTCCCGGCGTACGACGACCGTGGCCTCGCCGGCGTGCTCCCTTCGGTCGCCGCATCACTCGGAGTCGGTTCCGGTCCGCTCGCGCTCGCCCCTGCGCGCCGAGCGGTCGTCGTGCTCGTCGACGGCCTCGGGATGGAGCTGCTGCGTCGGCGCAAGGGGCATGCGCCGTTCCTGCGCTCCCTGCTGGCCGACGGGCTCGACCTGCGCGCCGGCTTCCCGACGACGACCGCGACCAGCATGGGTTCGTTCGGGACAGGTCTGCCCCCGGGCGCGCACGGGCTGACCGGCTACCAGGTCGAGGTGCCCGGCGAGGGGCGGCTCTTCAACGAGCTCAGCTGGGAGGACGGGCCCGATCCGCTGATGTGGCAGCCCGAGCAGACCGTGCTCGAACGCACCGCCGCCGCAGGCGTGGCCACCACGATGGTCGCGCCGGCCTACTTCGACGGGTCGGGGCTGACGCGAGCAGCGTTGCGCGGAGCGGCTTTTCGCGGTGCAGACGCGCTCTCCGACCGCGTCGACGCGGCCCTGTCCGCGGTGCGAGCCGACCCGCGCGCGCTGGTCTACCTCTACTGGGGCGAGCTCGACCGCACCGGCCATGTGCACGGCTGCGACAGCTGGCAGTGGGGCGACGAGCTCGAGCACATCGACCGCGAGCTGCGCCGCCTCGCGGGCCGGCTCCCGGACGACTGCTCGCTCACCGTGGTCGCCGACCACGGCATGGTCGACATCCCGCTCGACGCACGCACCGACGTGGCGCACGACGCGCAGCTCGCGGCCGGTGTACGCCTCGTCGGCGGCGAGATGCGCGCCCTCCAGCTCTACTGCGAGCCGGGTGCCGCCGCCGACGTGCTGGCGACCTGGCAGGCGCGGTTCGGCGACGCGGGCTGGGTCCTGCATCGCGAGGACGCCCTGCAGCGAGGGTGGTTCGGTGCGGTGCACGAGCGCGTGCTGCCCCGCATCGGTGAGGTCGTCGTCGCTCTGCACGCGCCGGTCGGTGTGGTCGACAGCCGCGTGATGCGACCCGTCGTGCTCGGTCTGATCGGCCAGCACGGCTCGCTCACCGGTGACGAACAGCTCGTCCCGATGCTCCATGTGCCGGCGTCGGCGAGCGTCTGA
- a CDS encoding thymidine kinase, which yields MAELVFFSGTMDCGKSTLALQMDHNHRARGRTGLVLTKHDRAGESVLSSRLGLSREALEVRDDLDLWDLVVEQATHGRSVQYLICDESQFYTPQQVEQLARIVDEMDIDVYAFGITADFRTELFPGSRRLIELADRIQVPQVEALCWCGRRATHNARVVDGHMVVEGEQVVVGDTHDAPAGQVEYEVLCRRHYMRRMTSHAAREQAGSPDVLPFDLGLCPLPGAGTRG from the coding sequence GTGGCTGAGCTGGTGTTCTTCTCCGGGACGATGGACTGCGGCAAGTCGACCCTTGCGCTGCAGATGGACCACAACCACCGCGCGCGCGGTCGGACAGGTCTGGTCCTCACCAAGCACGACCGTGCGGGCGAGTCAGTGCTCTCCTCGCGCCTCGGGCTCTCACGCGAGGCGTTAGAGGTCAGGGACGACCTCGACCTGTGGGACCTCGTCGTCGAGCAGGCCACCCACGGTCGTTCGGTGCAGTACCTCATCTGCGACGAGTCGCAGTTCTACACACCGCAGCAGGTCGAGCAGCTCGCACGCATCGTCGACGAGATGGACATCGACGTCTACGCGTTCGGCATCACGGCCGACTTCCGGACCGAGCTGTTCCCGGGCTCGCGGCGGCTGATCGAGCTGGCCGACCGGATCCAGGTGCCCCAGGTCGAGGCGCTGTGCTGGTGCGGCCGCCGGGCCACCCACAACGCGCGCGTCGTGGACGGCCACATGGTCGTCGAGGGCGAGCAGGTCGTCGTCGGTGACACCCACGACGCCCCCGCGGGTCAGGTCGAGTACGAGGTGCTGTGTCGTCGCCACTACATGCGCCGGATGACCTCGCACGCCGCGCGCGAGCAGGCCGGCTCGCCCGACGTCCTGCCGTTCGACCTCGGCCTGTGCCCGCTCCCGGGTGCCGGGACGCGAGGCTGA